From the Aspergillus puulaauensis MK2 DNA, chromosome 1, nearly complete sequence genome, the window GACGAGGACTAGGTGCGCAAGACTGTGTATATCTGGGCCAACCACGACTATCATCAGAGAATACATTGAGCACAGACTCCGCTGTACAGACCAAACTGCTTGCACGCATCCGCCACTTGGAGGATTTACTCCAGAAACAAGCTAGTTCCCAATTATGCAACCCTCATTCACCACTTGTATCGCCAAGCTTAACGGGGAGCTTCTCTGATCTGGATAGCGCAATCGGTGGGAGGCCTGCAGACAATCCAAGAAGCCCTCTGTTAAGCAGTGTGGGCACTTTGCAGACATTTGCATCGGGATACGTGCGCTATTTACCATTGACTCCACAATGGAGAACAACAAACCCCGCAGGCTCTTCCAGCGATTCTCTCCCTGATATAAACTCAGAGGTAcctgatgatgacgatgacctGCACCTTCCCTTCACGGGGAGTGCAGCACCCAGGGGAGAGCTGTTAGCTATACTTCCACCGGGCCGGTATTGTGATAAACTCAAAGAGGTCTACTTTCGAGTCTTTTCTCCTGTATGTTGTCCCGCTGTCATCTTCAACTCCAATTCGAAGCCTAACGCTACTGCTATAGCTGTTCCATATCCTTCACGACCTAACGTTTGAAGCCGAGTACCAACAGTTCTGCCATGACCCAAACAGTGTCACAACTGCATGGATTTCTCTCTTATTTACCATCCTTGCTGTTGCTATCACTGCCCTCCCTGACGATGACCCTATACTTTCTGATCTCGGCCGTGAGAAAACCGTTACCCGCAATGTGAAGGTCCTTTCCTCACGCTACCGCTCTGCTGCTTTGAGGTGTCTGTCAGCAGACGGCGTTCTTTCTCGCCATTCTATCAACTCTCTCCAGTCCCTTATACTGATCAGTTACGCACGCCTTCACCGTGGACTGCCGACCTGGACGCTCTTGGGTTTTACTCATCATGTTGCAACTTCAATGGGATGCCATATTGACCCCGGTCGATTTAATCTTGGCCCAATAGAACGCGAAGAACGTCGACGGGCCTGGGCAGGATTAACAATGCTATATACTAGCCAGAATATCACACATGGCAATTCAAATCCCGGATCTACCTCACTAGAGGTGCAGCTTCCTTTAGACGTGAATGATGTGGACCTCCTCACTGGCACTGTCTCAGAaccagctcctcgtccaacCCAAATGACCTATCTCCTCCTGCAGCACAAGCTCCACAACATCTCGTCTCTAATAACTGAGGCCCTCTTCACCTTCCCGCCGAGGAATACAGTCGCGCAGCTCGAAATCGAGATCCTCAGTGTACACGAGATATGCGAGAGGCGATACCACCTGGAGCCGGACTCCGAACCTCTTCCGGTCCACCATCTCGCCAATTTGAACATCCTCTACAGCTATATCCAtcaactccttctcctccttttccgcCCGGCCTTGTGCCGATATCTACAGAGTGACATCACTGCCGAGACCTGCATCGCACGTGCAAAGTGCATTGCTTCTGCAAAGACCTCTCTCGCCATTCATCAGACCCTCCGAAAATCACCAAATTTTGCTTCTTACAAGTGGTACAGCAGCAACTTGGGGAGCTTCCACGCATTCCATGCCGCCGTCATCCTCTGCGCCGTGTTGATATACTCTGAGGACCAGTACGAGAGTGCTGAGATTAAGGAGCTTTTATGGAAGTCTCTCGATGTCTTTGTATCTCTTTCCAACCGCAGCAACTTTTGCAGCAAGGCCGTTCCTGTTCTACGTCAACTGATGTAAGCTTAATCCCGACCTTCCACAATCACGAAGTATCTAACATAAATTTTGTTAGTGGCACTGCTTGCTCCAAATCCATTCAGCATCGCCCAGATCACCAACCGCGAGTCTTAACACCCGTAGACTCGAATGCCGGCATGCTCACGCCCCAAACTCCGACAACAAGCTATTCTCACTCGCCTGCGGAATATTTTACAGAATCTCTAGTCGCGCGACTCCATCCA encodes:
- a CDS encoding Zn(II)2Cys6 transcription factor (COG:S;~EggNog:ENOG410PM8B;~InterPro:IPR036864,IPR007219,IPR001138;~PFAM:PF00172,PF04082;~go_function: GO:0000981 - DNA-binding transcription factor activity, RNA polymerase II-specific [Evidence IEA];~go_function: GO:0003677 - DNA binding [Evidence IEA];~go_function: GO:0008270 - zinc ion binding [Evidence IEA];~go_process: GO:0006351 - transcription, DNA-templated [Evidence IEA];~go_process: GO:0006355 - regulation of transcription, DNA-templated [Evidence IEA]); translation: MMTAPSRPGGKRLPISCQACRIRKIRCSRDGRPCQTCVRRGLGAQDCVYLGQPRLSSENTLSTDSAVQTKLLARIRHLEDLLQKQASSQLCNPHSPLVSPSLTGSFSDLDSAIGGRPADNPRSPLLSSVGTLQTFASGYVRYLPLTPQWRTTNPAGSSSDSLPDINSEVPDDDDDLHLPFTGSAAPRGELLAILPPGRYCDKLKEVYFRVFSPLFHILHDLTFEAEYQQFCHDPNSVTTAWISLLFTILAVAITALPDDDPILSDLGREKTVTRNVKVLSSRYRSAALRCLSADGVLSRHSINSLQSLILISYARLHRGLPTWTLLGFTHHVATSMGCHIDPGRFNLGPIEREERRRAWAGLTMLYTSQNITHGNSNPGSTSLEVQLPLDVNDVDLLTGTVSEPAPRPTQMTYLLLQHKLHNISSLITEALFTFPPRNTVAQLEIEILSVHEICERRYHLEPDSEPLPVHHLANLNILYSYIHQLLLLLFRPALCRYLQSDITAETCIARAKCIASAKTSLAIHQTLRKSPNFASYKWYSSNLGSFHAFHAAVILCAVLIYSEDQYESAEIKELLWKSLDVFVSLSNRSNFCSKAVPVLRQLIGTACSKSIQHRPDHQPRVLTPVDSNAGMLTPQTPTTSYSHSPAEYFTESLVARLHPQNWLAPSSVSFDGWDCLSLLLSPSSAPVIS